Proteins encoded within one genomic window of Bacillus sp. F19:
- a CDS encoding acyltransferase domain-containing protein, with translation MNHSPQLSVRNGMEIAIVGMSCRFPGGNNINTFWENLKTGKESVSFFSDEELREAGIDQETIQSPNYVKAGGSITGTEWFDTHLFKYSPREAEVMDPQLKILHECAWEALENSGYCSDTFKGLVGTYIGSSTNLYWIDTVYHQAHDFIKEAELLNGSQFFSTRLSHQLNLKGPSYTVQTACSSSLVAVHLASQALLSGDCDMALAGGVSLTLPEKRGHFYQDGMILSPDGHCRPFDANARGTVNGNGAGIVVLKRLEDAVADGDFIHAIVKGSAVNNDGSNKVSFTAPSVEGQADVIKAAHLMAEVEPESISYVEAHGTGTMLGDPIEIEALKLAFNTRKQGFCGIGSVKANIGHLDNAAGVAGLIKTAVSLKHRMIPPNINYEKPNEKIDFDNSPFYVNNKLTEWKNSEFPLRAGISSFGMGGTNAHVVLEEAPDIEASDRGRRYQLLSFSAQTEKSLEEQTKKMADYLNQDPNVNLADVAFTLLNGRKSLKHRRMLVVSDIEEAKRELFSMNPVKVQTKIYDGESKQIIFMFPGQGAQYVNMGLDLYREEKIFREELNRCCQILEEISGVNWLELLYPSDSEARASDAINQTSNTQPAIFIFEYSLAKMLMGWGIRPDGMIGHSIGEYVAACLSGVLSLKHALKLVYGRGILMQQLPKGSMVSVKASQNDILPLMSRDLSIAAENGPLSCVVSGSDEEINILETRLNHEGFKFIKLSTSHAFHSSMMDPILGAYKEKIKEIDLHHPNIPYISNVTGEWITASQATSSDYWVNHLRQTVRFSDGIKHLITGSENIFVEVGPGRALSALVRQQEQEESELEIVNTVRHSKERVSDDKFLLQNIGKLYIYGVKIDWPKYFSQERRHRVPLPTYPFDRQFFSISKDLKSRESASLPQSELVAESKQHIAPKDDKEQKIIESYMEVTGLENISPHADFFEIGGSSLTAVNVVARLQKDFDISINHLFEYPSASELAQHITFKGEKNKVDKHVLTSYLVARRERHRLVEDKIRGIEETRRLYDDKNRRYEEANLFYQLNYKEILITGTTGYLGVYLLRDLLTKSDSNVHLIVRSKNQIEAENRMKEKICSYFDPFFYDKFKQRIFVYSGDLARNDLGLDMSNYQYLSETIQCVIHSAGNVSHYGNYDISFEANVLATRNLMDFSLTGVKKDVNHISTLAVASGTVKNKKDILYTEYDNDLGQIIENPYPKTKLEAEKIVIEARGKGVNVNIFRVGNIGFDSKSGRFQENIEQNALYSMMKSYIEIGLVPEMERDTDFSCVDDVSRAIISLFDKEELMNETHHIFNPNHMSLSDLLTTPKLNIDVKETSIDKFLDFIFDEKQADRHASAIYNLQLHSIGEELEVFDDAEQTVFHITADKTNMLLSRTGFIWNDINNQLVRKMIEYGQQVNFFSKSKNIKW, from the coding sequence ATGAATCATAGTCCGCAACTATCGGTTAGAAACGGTATGGAAATTGCTATTGTCGGGATGTCATGCAGATTTCCTGGAGGAAATAATATAAATACGTTCTGGGAAAATTTGAAGACCGGCAAAGAATCGGTATCCTTTTTCTCAGATGAGGAGTTGCGGGAAGCAGGAATTGACCAAGAAACAATCCAGAGTCCCAATTACGTAAAGGCTGGAGGATCCATCACTGGCACAGAATGGTTTGATACTCATTTGTTTAAGTACTCACCCAGGGAAGCAGAAGTAATGGATCCACAGTTAAAAATTTTACACGAATGTGCTTGGGAAGCATTGGAGAACAGCGGCTACTGTTCCGATACCTTTAAAGGTCTGGTGGGTACTTATATTGGAAGCTCAACAAACTTGTATTGGATTGACACGGTTTACCATCAAGCACATGACTTTATAAAAGAAGCAGAATTGTTGAATGGTTCACAATTCTTCAGTACAAGATTGTCACATCAATTGAACTTGAAAGGCCCAAGCTACACTGTTCAAACTGCGTGTTCATCATCCTTGGTTGCCGTTCACTTGGCAAGTCAAGCTCTTTTAAGCGGTGATTGTGACATGGCTTTGGCTGGGGGCGTCTCCCTCACATTACCTGAGAAAAGGGGCCATTTCTATCAGGATGGTATGATTCTTTCACCAGATGGGCATTGTAGACCTTTTGATGCAAATGCTAGGGGAACGGTTAATGGTAATGGCGCTGGAATCGTTGTATTGAAACGGCTGGAAGATGCTGTTGCTGACGGAGATTTTATCCATGCTATCGTGAAAGGATCTGCAGTAAATAATGACGGTTCAAATAAGGTCAGCTTTACCGCACCCAGTGTTGAAGGACAAGCTGACGTTATCAAGGCAGCCCATCTCATGGCAGAAGTGGAACCCGAAAGCATATCTTATGTAGAGGCCCATGGTACTGGAACCATGTTAGGCGATCCAATTGAGATTGAAGCTTTAAAACTGGCGTTTAACACAAGAAAACAAGGGTTTTGTGGCATCGGATCTGTCAAAGCGAATATAGGTCATCTCGATAACGCCGCAGGTGTGGCAGGTTTGATTAAAACGGCAGTTTCTTTAAAACACCGAATGATTCCACCAAATATTAACTACGAGAAACCAAATGAGAAAATTGACTTTGATAATAGCCCGTTTTACGTAAACAATAAATTGACGGAATGGAAGAACTCCGAGTTTCCTTTAAGAGCTGGAATAAGTTCGTTTGGTATGGGAGGCACAAATGCCCATGTAGTGCTTGAGGAAGCTCCGGATATAGAGGCTTCGGATAGAGGAAGAAGATATCAATTACTTTCCTTTTCTGCACAAACGGAAAAGTCTCTTGAGGAACAGACAAAAAAGATGGCAGATTACTTGAACCAAGACCCTAATGTGAATTTGGCCGATGTGGCCTTTACTCTTTTAAATGGTAGAAAAAGTTTAAAACATCGAAGAATGCTGGTAGTTTCTGATATAGAGGAAGCTAAGCGTGAACTTTTCAGTATGAACCCTGTTAAAGTTCAGACCAAAATTTATGATGGCGAAAGTAAGCAAATAATATTCATGTTTCCTGGACAAGGGGCACAGTATGTAAATATGGGGTTGGATTTGTACAGAGAAGAAAAGATATTTCGGGAAGAACTTAATCGTTGCTGCCAAATTTTAGAGGAAATTAGTGGCGTCAATTGGTTGGAATTATTATATCCCTCGGATTCAGAAGCTAGAGCAAGTGACGCGATCAATCAGACATCTAATACTCAACCTGCAATATTTATTTTTGAATACTCATTGGCAAAAATGTTAATGGGATGGGGTATTCGTCCTGATGGCATGATCGGGCACAGCATAGGAGAATATGTAGCTGCTTGCTTGTCAGGGGTATTATCCCTAAAGCACGCACTTAAGCTGGTTTATGGACGTGGGATCTTAATGCAGCAATTACCTAAGGGAAGTATGGTAAGCGTAAAGGCTTCGCAAAATGACATTTTACCATTAATGAGTCGTGATTTATCCATTGCCGCCGAGAATGGTCCATTATCATGTGTTGTTTCGGGTTCTGATGAAGAAATTAATATTTTGGAGACCAGATTGAATCATGAAGGCTTTAAATTTATTAAACTGTCAACTTCTCATGCCTTTCACTCATCCATGATGGATCCGATCTTAGGTGCGTATAAAGAGAAGATTAAAGAAATTGACCTTCATCATCCGAATATCCCATATATTTCTAACGTCACAGGAGAGTGGATTACCGCAAGCCAAGCAACCAGCTCCGATTATTGGGTAAATCATCTGCGGCAAACAGTTAGGTTTTCTGACGGTATCAAGCATCTAATAACAGGTTCGGAAAACATTTTTGTCGAGGTCGGACCTGGAAGAGCTTTAAGTGCATTGGTTAGACAACAAGAGCAGGAAGAATCTGAACTTGAGATTGTAAACACTGTACGGCATTCCAAGGAGAGAGTCTCTGATGATAAGTTTTTGCTTCAAAATATTGGTAAGCTGTACATTTATGGTGTAAAGATAGATTGGCCGAAATACTTTTCACAAGAAAGAAGACATCGGGTTCCGTTACCTACATATCCTTTTGATCGGCAGTTCTTTAGTATATCTAAGGATTTAAAAAGCCGAGAGAGTGCGTCCTTACCTCAAAGTGAACTCGTAGCAGAATCGAAGCAGCATATTGCCCCTAAAGATGATAAGGAGCAAAAAATTATAGAGTCATATATGGAAGTTACTGGATTGGAAAATATAAGTCCTCATGCTGATTTTTTTGAAATTGGAGGCAGCTCACTGACCGCAGTCAATGTTGTCGCCAGATTACAGAAGGATTTTGATATCTCTATTAATCATTTATTTGAATATCCCAGTGCGTCTGAACTAGCACAGCATATCACATTTAAGGGAGAGAAGAATAAGGTCGATAAACATGTGTTAACAAGTTACCTTGTTGCAAGGAGGGAAAGGCACCGCTTAGTAGAGGATAAAATTAGGGGAATTGAAGAAACACGCCGTTTATACGATGACAAAAACAGAAGATATGAGGAAGCAAATCTTTTTTATCAACTGAACTATAAAGAGATTCTAATAACAGGAACTACAGGATATTTGGGAGTTTACTTGCTGCGTGATTTATTAACGAAATCAGATAGCAATGTTCACCTCATTGTAAGAAGCAAGAATCAGATAGAAGCAGAAAATCGCATGAAAGAAAAAATTTGTTCTTATTTTGATCCATTCTTTTATGACAAGTTTAAACAAAGAATTTTTGTTTACAGTGGTGACCTGGCAAGAAATGATTTGGGCTTGGATATGAGTAATTATCAATATCTTAGTGAAACGATCCAATGTGTTATCCATTCAGCTGGTAATGTTAGTCATTATGGAAACTACGATATATCCTTCGAAGCGAACGTATTGGCTACGAGAAATTTAATGGATTTTTCACTCACGGGAGTAAAGAAAGATGTTAACCATATTTCTACATTGGCTGTAGCTTCCGGTACAGTGAAAAACAAAAAAGATATATTGTATACGGAATACGATAATGATTTGGGACAAATTATTGAAAATCCTTACCCAAAAACAAAGCTAGAAGCTGAAAAGATTGTTATTGAGGCAAGGGGAAAAGGAGTAAACGTAAACATTTTTCGAGTAGGAAATATCGGTTTTGATTCTAAATCTGGTAGGTTTCAAGAGAACATAGAGCAGAACGCTTTATATTCTATGATGAAATCATATATAGAAATTGGTCTGGTTCCAGAAATGGAAAGAGATACAGATTTTTCATGCGTTGATGATGTTAGTCGAGCAATTATCAGTCTGTTTGATAAAGAAGAATTAATGAATGAAACTCACCATATCTTTAATCCAAATCATATGAGTCTATCGGATCTTCTAACTACTCCAAAATTGAATATTGATGTGAAAGAAACGTCAATTGACAAATTTTTAGATTTTATCTTTGATGAAAAGCAAGCCGATCGACATGCATCAGCTATTTATAACTTACAGCTGCATAGCATAGGAGAAGAATTGGAAGTATTTGATGATGCTGAGCAAACAGTTTTCCATATCACTGCTGATAAAACAAATATGTTGCTAAGCAGAACTGGTTTTATATGGAATGATATAAATAATCAATTGGTAAGGAAAATGATAGAGTATGGTCAGCAGGTGAACTTTTTCTCTAAATCAAAAAATATAAAGTGGTGA
- a CDS encoding thioesterase, whose translation MSNLVLFCFPYAGGSGAIYNNWRNYLHPSIELHPIHYAGRGRRFQECCYHDMNDSTNDIFENINRYINQRKYSFFGHSMGGLIAYELCKKMVSEGFHSPAHIFLSGIKPPNHVRDKKVHNLPEKEFKEKILELNGTPKEILNNQELMDIFLPILRSDFKLIEEYEFSKEGYKLNTSITAMYGKQDDITEEDMKKWTDFTSKDSQVRGYPGGHFFINENYIDIIDLINLTLVGRGGLYDPSYL comes from the coding sequence ATGAGTAATTTGGTTCTTTTTTGTTTTCCCTACGCCGGAGGATCTGGGGCAATATATAATAATTGGCGCAATTATTTACATCCTAGCATTGAGCTGCATCCTATTCACTATGCAGGGAGAGGAAGGAGATTTCAAGAATGTTGCTATCATGATATGAATGATAGCACAAATGATATATTCGAAAACATAAATCGTTATATAAACCAAAGAAAATATTCCTTTTTTGGACATAGCATGGGAGGACTTATCGCCTATGAACTTTGTAAAAAAATGGTAAGCGAAGGCTTTCATTCCCCTGCTCATATTTTTCTGTCTGGAATAAAACCTCCCAACCATGTTAGAGACAAGAAAGTTCATAATTTACCTGAAAAAGAATTCAAAGAAAAAATACTTGAACTAAATGGTACTCCAAAAGAGATTCTTAATAATCAGGAGTTAATGGATATATTTTTACCGATTTTAAGGTCTGACTTTAAATTGATAGAAGAATATGAATTTAGTAAAGAAGGATACAAATTAAACACTAGTATTACTGCCATGTACGGTAAGCAGGATGATATTACTGAGGAAGATATGAAAAAATGGACTGACTTTACTTCAAAAGATAGCCAAGTCCGTGGTTATCCAGGAGGACACTTTTTTATTAATGAAAATTATATTGATATCATAGATCTGATCAATTTGACATTGGTTGGGAGAGGCGGTTTATATGATCCATCATACTTATAA
- a CDS encoding amino acid adenylation domain-containing protein: protein MIHHTYNKDLLTDEEKFWLSQLSANLSMSSFTQYNNKVDLEDRKCELFTYKFPGEISREILKMSNQSEYGLFIILMSGVKYLLSIYTGNGDVSIGTPVIQSKSGAAFQDHQLIIRSDIHSGMSFKELLFKVQQNISDANKNQKVSHDKLAKLLGFDSTTSNRLNPRTVVQLENIQRSSSNYYSYADSIFNFTWHGSTIECCITCNGTVGEMIGKITDQLTHFFRAVVDNPNIRLFEIDILSRDRNQILYEFNKTTTDFPRDKSVVDLFELQVSKTPHETAVVYLGQKLTYQELNKKANHIANELVKLGIKENCLVGSMVDRSLELPIGILGILKAGAAYLPIDPNYPNERIKKIVGNSNVDIILKCSHHQHEYINQNTLFIDIDTTLGKGTPVAMEKNLELEISSESLMYVLYTSGSTGEPKGVMVKRNSFVNLLYWYTHEFAINEASNLLLIAPISFDTAHKNLFAPLIRGGRLHLFEPGMYDYNKMSDYIDFHKITTINCTPSGFYPLVDYNEESDYCRLTSLKHVFLGGESINCKKLKPLAESSNFKSEIVNTYGPTECTDIASFYRISNQELKQQKTIPIGKPLNNVELYIVNQEMDLLPIGITGELCIAGVGLSQGYYNAPVLTKEKFVEFPHIPGKKVYKTGDMARWMPDGNIEFIGRIDNLTKIRGFRVEVGEIENCLLKHQDVEEAVVVAMEDTLGTKELSAYFVANGEIANSELRNYLIKRLPDFMVPAYFTQLNKMPLNQNGKIDRKALPVPDLDNASSSSYVAPEGELERIIAGIWEEVLNIERIGVYDNFFELGGHSLKAASIVLKINQVFETNLQLSEMFKQPTIKEVVTLITKLKQHKSSAVLAVKEREYYPVSSQQKRLFIMWQLNRDSVAYNLPSSIIIEGNLNPDKLVIVFQKLVDRHESLRTSFSFVDGQLVQSVHPRLDVIVDFVEAPKDRLMEFVKSLVKPFNLERPPLFRVTVIKIGENKHLLLTDAHHIVFDGISMDIIMEEFSDSYLDKNLPQAKIQYRDYAVWQEEFFQTDDFKRKEEYWLDLFKEGIPILELNTDYPRRPLQNYEGDHVLVTASHDLTSRLRRVAAENGTTLYMVLLSALNVLFFKYTGQEDITVGSPTACRSRPGLEGVIGMFVNTVVMRNFPCREKTFRKFLNEVKNTTLKALDHEEYPFEVLIDQLGVHRNLGRNPMFDIMFSLDSNENFFKDTGELSFRKFPVDSNMTQFDMFIHAMETNNSIDLKFKFRTNVFMKETVQRMADHFMRLLDEITQSVNMLLQDIQIMSELEKQTILSGFNNTDAEFSYQMTVQEIFENQVKETKSETAVVCKEITLSYSELDSKANQLARILRTKGVQRNNIVGIIAEPSLEMVIGVLGVLKAGGAFLPIDPGFPISRIEYLLKDSNCQLILTQHHLKGKFTFEQEVVGLDDETICKEDDSTLENINQTDDLAYVIYTSGTTGNPKGVMIEHRNLANQLVGLIENMQFDQEFHHLLLAKVSFDVSVQQIFLPILSGGKLYIPEEELVAEPRKLWSFIEQNKINMLGAVPAHLKVLINSTSTNQRLRYVFVAGEVFTKNLYDELRSAVNADQIINLYGPTETTIFSTLYICNEKEEGSSLPIGKPLNNYRAYILDQDHRPVPLGATGELCIAGAGVGRGYINKPDLTNERFVSDPFVPGKRMYKTGDLARWLPNGNIEYIGRIDHQVKIKGVRVEPDEIKEHILNHSSVKDAVVIAKQNQSDESYLCAYLITNQDVKTAELREFLKNKLPDYMIPSHFVKLESMPLTNSDKIDVRALQKRKDEDYMLSGTSYKAPGTHIEITIADIWKQVLGVNKVGIHDHFFELGGNSLNIVQVNERLKEELNIDLPVVALFRHTTIYSLAQQLKLINEAPEKTNLNRVQVMEESKNRLKNRRLRKRDWNES from the coding sequence ATGATCCATCATACTTATAATAAAGATTTGTTAACTGATGAAGAAAAATTTTGGTTAAGTCAACTATCTGCGAATTTAAGCATGAGCAGCTTTACTCAGTATAATAATAAAGTTGATTTAGAAGATCGTAAATGTGAGTTATTTACATATAAATTCCCAGGTGAAATATCCCGTGAAATCCTCAAAATGAGTAATCAATCAGAATATGGGTTATTCATCATCCTGATGAGCGGGGTAAAATACTTACTTTCAATATATACGGGTAATGGAGATGTCTCAATCGGAACCCCAGTAATTCAATCAAAATCTGGGGCAGCTTTTCAAGATCATCAACTGATCATACGAAGTGATATCCATAGCGGAATGTCATTTAAAGAGCTTCTATTTAAAGTGCAGCAAAATATTTCAGATGCCAATAAAAACCAGAAAGTATCACATGATAAATTAGCAAAATTACTAGGTTTTGATTCTACAACCTCCAATAGACTGAACCCCCGTACAGTTGTCCAGCTTGAAAATATTCAGCGCAGCAGTTCTAATTATTATTCATATGCCGACTCGATCTTCAATTTCACCTGGCATGGAAGCACTATTGAATGCTGTATTACTTGTAACGGAACCGTAGGAGAAATGATCGGAAAAATTACAGATCAACTGACTCATTTCTTTAGAGCAGTGGTGGACAACCCTAATATTCGCCTTTTTGAAATCGATATTTTATCCAGAGATAGGAATCAAATTCTTTATGAGTTTAACAAAACTACTACAGATTTTCCTAGAGACAAGTCGGTTGTTGATTTGTTTGAATTACAAGTGTCAAAAACTCCTCACGAGACAGCAGTCGTATATCTTGGTCAAAAGTTAACTTATCAGGAATTAAATAAAAAAGCGAACCATATAGCAAATGAATTGGTTAAGCTAGGGATCAAAGAAAATTGTTTAGTAGGAAGTATGGTGGATAGATCGCTCGAGCTTCCAATCGGTATATTAGGAATTTTAAAGGCAGGAGCAGCTTATCTTCCCATTGATCCAAACTATCCAAATGAACGTATAAAAAAGATTGTAGGGAATTCCAACGTAGATATAATTTTGAAATGCAGTCATCATCAACATGAGTATATTAATCAGAATACTCTATTTATTGATATCGATACAACGTTGGGCAAGGGTACACCAGTAGCTATGGAAAAAAATCTAGAGTTGGAAATCTCATCTGAAAGTTTAATGTATGTTCTTTACACCTCGGGAAGTACTGGTGAGCCTAAAGGGGTTATGGTAAAAAGAAATTCATTTGTAAACCTGCTCTACTGGTATACTCATGAATTTGCTATAAATGAAGCCAGCAATCTATTATTAATTGCCCCAATAAGTTTCGACACGGCGCATAAGAATTTATTTGCTCCATTAATAAGAGGAGGACGATTACACCTCTTTGAGCCAGGTATGTACGATTATAATAAAATGTCAGACTATATTGATTTTCATAAAATTACAACAATAAATTGTACACCAAGCGGTTTTTATCCATTGGTTGATTATAATGAAGAATCGGATTACTGCAGGTTAACATCACTGAAACATGTCTTCTTAGGCGGTGAATCTATTAATTGTAAAAAGTTGAAACCATTGGCGGAGTCATCCAACTTTAAAAGTGAAATAGTAAATACTTATGGACCTACTGAGTGTACGGATATTGCCTCCTTCTACCGAATCAGCAATCAAGAATTAAAACAACAGAAAACAATTCCTATCGGAAAGCCACTCAATAATGTGGAACTATACATTGTTAATCAAGAAATGGACCTCTTGCCTATTGGTATAACAGGAGAATTATGTATTGCTGGGGTCGGATTGTCACAGGGTTATTACAATGCACCAGTTTTAACTAAAGAAAAGTTTGTGGAGTTTCCGCATATTCCCGGGAAAAAAGTTTATAAAACTGGGGATATGGCGAGGTGGATGCCTGACGGGAATATTGAATTTATTGGAAGAATAGACAATCTTACAAAGATAAGAGGCTTTCGGGTAGAAGTAGGGGAAATTGAGAATTGCCTTTTGAAACACCAAGATGTGGAGGAAGCAGTTGTTGTTGCGATGGAAGATACTCTTGGTACAAAAGAGTTAAGTGCTTATTTTGTTGCCAATGGGGAAATAGCGAATTCGGAATTAAGAAATTACCTAATTAAAAGGTTGCCAGATTTCATGGTACCAGCTTATTTCACTCAACTGAATAAAATGCCTCTCAATCAAAATGGAAAAATTGATCGAAAAGCACTGCCAGTGCCTGATTTGGATAATGCGTCAAGCTCAAGTTATGTCGCACCTGAAGGTGAACTGGAAAGAATTATCGCGGGTATCTGGGAAGAAGTTCTTAATATTGAAAGAATAGGAGTTTATGATAACTTCTTTGAATTAGGCGGCCATTCGTTAAAGGCTGCTTCAATTGTACTGAAGATAAACCAAGTATTTGAAACAAATCTGCAATTAAGCGAAATGTTTAAGCAACCAACCATAAAAGAAGTTGTTACTCTAATTACTAAGCTAAAACAACATAAGAGCTCAGCCGTTTTAGCTGTCAAAGAAAGAGAATACTATCCCGTCTCATCACAGCAGAAAAGATTATTTATCATGTGGCAGCTTAATCGAGACTCAGTGGCTTATAATTTGCCATCTTCAATAATTATAGAAGGTAATCTTAATCCTGATAAGTTGGTGATCGTTTTCCAGAAGCTCGTTGATCGTCATGAATCTTTGCGCACATCATTTTCTTTTGTCGATGGACAACTGGTACAGTCTGTTCATCCTAGATTAGATGTTATTGTCGATTTTGTGGAAGCTCCGAAAGATAGACTAATGGAATTTGTTAAGAGTTTAGTCAAGCCTTTTAACCTGGAAAGACCTCCTCTTTTTAGAGTAACGGTTATTAAGATTGGAGAAAATAAGCATTTGCTGTTGACTGATGCTCATCATATTGTTTTTGATGGTATATCCATGGATATTATTATGGAGGAATTTTCTGATTCCTATTTAGATAAAAACTTGCCTCAGGCTAAGATACAGTATAGAGACTACGCAGTATGGCAGGAGGAATTTTTTCAGACTGATGATTTTAAGAGAAAAGAGGAGTATTGGTTAGACCTGTTTAAAGAAGGAATTCCCATACTAGAGTTAAATACTGATTACCCACGTCGTCCCTTGCAAAATTATGAAGGGGATCATGTATTAGTTACTGCAAGTCATGATTTGACATCACGCTTAAGAAGAGTAGCAGCGGAGAATGGGACAACCCTATATATGGTGTTACTTTCTGCTTTGAATGTGTTGTTTTTCAAATATACAGGTCAAGAAGATATTACAGTTGGTTCACCGACTGCATGTAGATCCCGTCCAGGTTTGGAAGGTGTTATCGGCATGTTTGTTAATACTGTGGTAATGAGAAACTTTCCATGTCGTGAAAAAACATTTCGGAAGTTTTTGAATGAAGTGAAGAATACTACGCTGAAAGCGCTGGATCATGAAGAATATCCGTTTGAAGTGTTGATAGATCAATTAGGCGTTCATCGAAATCTTGGTAGAAATCCGATGTTTGACATTATGTTTTCTCTAGACAGCAATGAGAATTTCTTCAAGGATACTGGAGAATTGTCCTTCCGTAAATTCCCGGTAGATAGCAACATGACTCAATTTGATATGTTCATTCATGCAATGGAAACGAACAATAGCATTGATTTGAAATTCAAGTTTCGTACGAATGTTTTTATGAAAGAAACAGTACAAAGAATGGCCGACCATTTTATGCGTTTGCTTGATGAAATTACCCAAAGTGTGAATATGCTGTTGCAAGATATTCAGATAATGTCCGAACTAGAAAAGCAAACCATTCTCTCAGGATTCAACAATACGGATGCAGAATTCTCATATCAAATGACGGTGCAAGAGATATTTGAGAATCAGGTGAAAGAGACAAAATCGGAAACTGCTGTCGTATGTAAGGAGATTACACTCTCTTACTCTGAGCTTGATTCGAAAGCCAATCAACTGGCCCGCATTTTAAGAACAAAAGGAGTGCAAAGAAATAACATCGTCGGAATTATTGCTGAGCCTTCCTTGGAAATGGTCATAGGAGTTCTCGGGGTGTTAAAGGCAGGAGGCGCATTTTTGCCAATCGATCCGGGCTTTCCGATAAGCAGGATAGAATATCTATTGAAAGACAGCAATTGTCAGCTAATCCTGACGCAGCATCATTTGAAGGGAAAGTTTACTTTTGAACAGGAAGTTGTGGGACTGGATGATGAAACGATCTGTAAAGAAGATGATTCAACCCTTGAAAACATAAATCAAACCGACGACTTGGCATATGTGATTTATACGTCCGGAACAACTGGGAATCCAAAAGGTGTTATGATCGAGCACAGAAATCTTGCCAATCAGCTGGTTGGATTGATCGAAAACATGCAGTTTGACCAAGAGTTTCATCATTTGCTGCTTGCGAAAGTTTCTTTCGATGTTTCCGTACAGCAGATTTTTCTCCCGATCCTGTCAGGAGGAAAATTGTATATTCCTGAGGAAGAGTTGGTTGCTGAACCGAGGAAACTTTGGAGCTTTATTGAGCAAAACAAAATCAATATGCTGGGTGCTGTACCCGCCCATTTGAAGGTTTTGATAAATAGTACTTCTACAAATCAGCGTCTTCGCTACGTCTTTGTAGCAGGTGAGGTCTTCACAAAGAATCTTTACGATGAATTACGAAGTGCTGTTAATGCCGATCAAATTATTAATCTTTATGGTCCAACCGAGACAACGATCTTTTCAACACTTTATATTTGCAACGAAAAAGAAGAAGGTTCGAGCTTGCCTATAGGTAAACCTTTAAACAACTATCGAGCATATATTTTAGACCAAGATCATCGTCCCGTACCCCTAGGTGCAACTGGGGAGTTATGTATCGCTGGTGCAGGCGTAGGGAGAGGATATATCAATAAACCAGATTTGACAAATGAACGTTTTGTCTCCGATCCATTTGTTCCGGGTAAAAGAATGTATAAAACTGGGGATCTTGCCAGGTGGCTTCCAAATGGGAACATTGAGTATATCGGAAGAATTGACCACCAGGTAAAGATTAAAGGAGTCCGAGTTGAGCCGGATGAAATAAAAGAGCATATTTTAAACCATAGCTCCGTTAAGGATGCGGTTGTCATTGCAAAACAGAATCAGAGTGATGAAAGTTACTTGTGTGCGTATTTGATTACAAATCAAGATGTTAAAACCGCAGAATTAAGAGAATTCTTGAAAAATAAGTTGCCAGATTACATGATCCCATCACATTTTGTAAAGTTGGAAAGTATGCCCTTAACCAACAGTGACAAAATTGACGTAAGAGCGCTGCAAAAAAGAAAAGACGAGGACTATATGTTGTCAGGAACCTCTTATAAGGCACCTGGAACACATATAGAAATAACTATAGCGGATATATGGAAACAGGTACTTGGTGTAAACAAAGTAGGTATCCATGATCATTTTTTCGAGCTTGGTGGAAATTCCCTTAATATTGTTCAAGTAAATGAGCGGTTGAAAGAAGAATTAAACATCGACTTACCTGTAGTGGCGTTATTCAGACACACCACCATTTATTCTTTGGCCCAACAATTAAAACTGATTAATGAGGCACCAGAAAAAACGAATCTAAATCGAGTACAAGTGATGGAGGAATCGAAAAACAGGCTAAAGAACAGAAGGCTAAGAAAGAGGGATTGGAATGAATCATAG